The window TACCAGCTTATATTGTGATGCCTCAAAATGCTCCTGAAGTTAAGGTAGAAGCGGTAAGAAGATATGGAGCAGAGGTGATTTATTGTGATTCAACTCTCAATGCTCGGGAAGAAACTTTAAAAGATGTTGTAGCTAAAACGGGAGCTACATTTATTCATCCCTATGATAATTATGATGTGATTGCAGGCCAAGCAACCTGTGCTAAGGAAATGATAGAAGATACGGATCATTTAAAAGCTATATATGCTCCAATTGGGGGTGGAGGACTTATGGCTGGAACTTTACTTTCATCTCAGTATTTTGGTCATAAAATTCCAGTGATTGGCGCAGAACCCGAAGGTGCTGATGATGCTTACAGATCATGGAAAGCTGGCAAAATAATTCCTATGGAATTTCCTGATACCATAGCAGATGGTTTAAGAACTTCTTTGGGGGAAAGAAATTTCCCTATCATTCAAGAGCATATTGAAGATATTATTACCGTTAGCGATCAAGAGATAATTGAAGCGATGAGGTTAATTTTCAACTATTTAAAATTGGTGGTTGAACCTTCAGGAGCTGTTCCTTTTGCCTCTATGATAAAATCGAAAGAAAGGTATAAAGGGC is drawn from Marivirga arenosa and contains these coding sequences:
- a CDS encoding threonine ammonia-lyase translates to MLLQEIPKKEDIISAEKRIHDYVHRTPVFTSTTLNEILGVNVYFKCENLQKVGAFKMRGASNAILSLTKAQLKKGVATHSSGNHAQAVALAAKLSKIPAYIVMPQNAPEVKVEAVRRYGAEVIYCDSTLNAREETLKDVVAKTGATFIHPYDNYDVIAGQATCAKEMIEDTDHLKAIYAPIGGGGLMAGTLLSSQYFGHKIPVIGAEPEGADDAYRSWKAGKIIPMEFPDTIADGLRTSLGERNFPIIQEHIEDIITVSDQEIIEAMRLIFNYLKLVVEPSGAVPFASMIKSKERYKGHKVGVILCGGNVDLKRLPF